Proteins from one Oncorhynchus gorbuscha isolate QuinsamMale2020 ecotype Even-year linkage group LG18, OgorEven_v1.0, whole genome shotgun sequence genomic window:
- the LOC124002999 gene encoding nuclear factor of activated T-cells, cytoplasmic 2-like: MTTFPHEGPPLQLPVQVSTAQQENDPNSLELVEGLGQDNSEEELDFSYLFLYNPSEDDFRGNEDNSGVPPHDDHNPPSMVPYSCEDSSSCAHITSSQSYYHGLVTDCLSGPGYNSLDLPSRPEGAPSPSPRIEITPSGDPHRTQLLDASPRSTALSVSGYENTAYREPQCPSPASSNSSTGWLSESCSPCVPPNGDGGAVGLTTLDHLQGIHMSMAHSSPGTSPCTSITEETFLVLQSQRSSSQHSHTHPRSRSASPQGKRTYDQYSGPSLGTTSQQQRSRSLSPSPHHLQGPQAQADPQANAHEQTPSLEEVLSSPSSGLPRAVPSKMVQPNMECYTYRESQGDGYVHLMVLL; the protein is encoded by the exons atgacaacatTTCCCCACGAAGGACCACCGCTCcaacttcctgttcaagtgagcacagcacaacaag AGAATGATCCAAATTCTTTGGAGCTTGTGGAAGGTCTTGGTCAAgataacagtgaagaggagttgGACTTTTCCTACCTGTTTTTGTACAACCCATCTGAGGATGACTTTCGCGGGAATGAAG ACAACTCAGGGGTTCCCCCTCACGATGATCACAACCCTCCATCTATGGTGCCCTACTCTTGTGAGGACAGTTCCAGTTGTGCCCATATAACCTCCAGTCAGTCCTACTACCATGGGCTTGTCACTGACTGCCTGTCTGGGCCTGGGTATAACTCGCTGGATCTCCCCTCCAGGCCAGAGGGTGCTCCCTCCCCCAGCCCCAGGATTGAGATCACCCCATCTGGGGACCCTCACCGGACTCAGCTCCTGGATGCCAGCCCCAGATCGACGgccctgtctgtgtctggctaTGAGAATACAGCCTATCGAGAGCCTCAGTGCCCAAGCCCTGCCAGCAGCAACTCCTCCACGGGCTGGCTGTCCGAGTCTTGTTCTCCCTGTGTACCTCCCAATGGTGATGGGGGGGCGGTAGGCTTGACCACCTTGGACCACCTCCAAGGCATCCACATGTCCATGGCTCACTCCTCCCCAGGGACGTCCCCGTGCACCAGCATCACAGAGGAGACATTCCTGGTACTGCAGAGTCAGCGGTCATCCTCCCAGCACTCCCATACCCACCCGCGCTCTCGCTCCGCCTCTCCTCAGGGCAAACGCACCTACGACCAGTACAGCGGCCCCAGCCTTGGGACCACCAGCCAGCAGCAGCGCTCCCGGAGCCTCAGCCCCTCGCCCCACCACCTCCAAGGACCCCAGGCCCAGGCTGACCCACAGGCCAATGCCCATGAGCAGACTCCCAGCCTTGAAGAGGTGTTGAGCAGCCCCAGTTCGGGCCTGCCCAGGGCGGTGCCCTCCAAGATGGTGCAGCCCAATATGGAGTGCTACACGTACAGAGAGAGCCAGGGGGATGGCTATGTGCAcctcatggtccttctgtag